The Urbifossiella limnaea genome has a window encoding:
- a CDS encoding dipeptidase: MRLAFLLLALAAGVAPAQPAPKATPKDIVVTPEALAVHRDALLVDGHNDLPWELRQKDGPAFRSINIGVPQPRFHTDIERLKKGNVGVQFWSAYVPTDTVKKGVAVRTTLEQIDIVHQLCARHPEAFEMAYGTADIARIRKAGKIASLIGVEGGHSIDNSLGVLRDYYRLGVRYMTLTHSESLDWADSCSDAPKANGLSPFGEEVVREMNRLGMLVDLSHVSPETMKAALKVTRAPVIFSHSSARGVADHPRNVPDDVLPLVKQNGGVVMINFYSGFLVPEGARATRRMFEVAREFRKKFPDEDAFQEAMKAWSKENDYPAGTVGTIVDHIDHVVKHAGIDHVGLGSDFDGVPRLPHQMHDVSCYPFITQEMLTRGYSREAIHKVLGGNAMRAFSAAERAAAAKP, from the coding sequence ATGCGCCTCGCCTTCCTGCTCCTCGCGCTCGCCGCCGGGGTCGCCCCCGCCCAACCGGCGCCGAAGGCCACCCCCAAAGATATTGTCGTCACGCCGGAAGCGCTCGCCGTCCACCGTGACGCCCTCCTCGTGGACGGCCACAACGACTTGCCGTGGGAGCTACGGCAGAAGGACGGCCCCGCATTCCGGTCGATCAACATCGGCGTGCCGCAGCCGCGCTTCCACACCGACATCGAGCGGTTGAAGAAGGGTAACGTCGGCGTGCAGTTCTGGTCGGCCTACGTGCCCACGGACACGGTCAAGAAGGGCGTCGCGGTCCGCACCACGCTCGAGCAGATCGACATCGTCCACCAGCTGTGCGCGCGGCACCCCGAGGCGTTCGAGATGGCTTACGGCACCGCCGACATCGCCCGCATCCGCAAGGCCGGCAAGATCGCCTCGCTCATCGGCGTGGAAGGCGGTCACTCCATCGACAACTCGCTGGGCGTCCTCCGCGACTACTATCGCCTCGGCGTTCGCTACATGACACTCACTCACTCCGAGTCGCTCGACTGGGCCGACAGCTGCTCCGACGCCCCGAAGGCCAACGGCCTCAGCCCGTTCGGCGAAGAGGTCGTCCGCGAGATGAACCGCCTTGGGATGCTCGTGGACCTGTCGCACGTGTCGCCGGAGACGATGAAGGCCGCGCTGAAGGTGACGCGGGCGCCAGTCATCTTCTCGCACTCGTCGGCCCGCGGCGTCGCCGACCACCCGCGGAACGTGCCCGACGACGTGCTGCCGCTCGTGAAGCAGAACGGCGGAGTGGTGATGATCAATTTCTACTCCGGGTTCTTGGTACCGGAGGGCGCCCGCGCCACCCGGCGGATGTTCGAGGTCGCTCGCGAGTTCCGCAAGAAGTTCCCCGACGAGGACGCCTTCCAGGAGGCGATGAAGGCGTGGTCGAAGGAGAACGACTACCCGGCCGGGACCGTCGGCACGATCGTGGACCACATCGACCACGTCGTGAAGCACGCGGGGATCGACCACGTCGGGCTCGGCTCCGACTTCGACGGCGTGCCGCGGTTGCCGCACCAAATGCACGACGTGTCGTGCTACCCGTTCATCACGCAAGAGATGCTGACGCGCGGGTACAGCCGGGAGGCGATCCACAAGGTCCTAGGCGGGAACGCGATGCGGGCGTTCTCCGCGGCCGAGCGGGCGGCGGCGGCGAAACCCTGA
- a CDS encoding metallophosphoesterase, translating to MDRRTFLKSAVAAGVVGPVVGASYGLYEAGAVVVERPEVVVPRLPAAFDGLRVAFLADIHHGPYVDLDHVTAVVRTTLALQPDVVVLGGDYSTREARYIGPCFEVLTGLKAPLGVFGVLGNHDYWHGIAESHAGFRSSRIMELTNAGVWLERGSHRLRLAGVDDLWCGKTHLESALGDAHADDACVVVSHNPDFAEKLRDDRVGLILSGHTHGGQLYVPGFGAPIVPSRYGQKYLKGLVQAPATQVYVSRGLGTVTAPMRFRSPPELTLLTLRSA from the coding sequence ATGGATCGTCGCACGTTTCTCAAGTCCGCCGTCGCCGCCGGGGTCGTCGGCCCGGTTGTTGGTGCCAGCTACGGCCTCTACGAAGCCGGGGCGGTCGTCGTCGAACGGCCTGAAGTCGTCGTGCCGCGGCTGCCGGCGGCGTTCGACGGGCTCCGCGTCGCGTTCCTCGCCGACATTCACCACGGCCCGTACGTCGACCTCGACCACGTCACCGCGGTCGTCCGCACGACGCTGGCGCTACAGCCGGACGTGGTCGTCCTCGGCGGCGACTACTCGACCCGCGAGGCGCGGTACATCGGGCCGTGCTTCGAGGTGCTGACCGGGCTGAAGGCGCCGCTCGGCGTGTTCGGCGTGCTCGGCAACCACGACTACTGGCACGGCATCGCCGAGTCGCACGCCGGCTTCCGGTCGTCGCGAATCATGGAGCTGACGAACGCCGGCGTGTGGCTCGAACGCGGCAGCCACCGCCTCCGCCTCGCCGGCGTGGACGACCTGTGGTGCGGCAAGACGCACCTGGAGTCGGCCCTCGGTGACGCCCACGCCGACGACGCCTGCGTGGTGGTGAGCCACAACCCCGACTTCGCCGAGAAGCTGCGTGACGACCGCGTCGGCCTCATCCTGAGCGGCCACACCCACGGCGGGCAGTTGTACGTGCCGGGCTTCGGCGCCCCGATCGTGCCGAGCCGGTACGGGCAGAAGTACCTGAAGGGGCTGGTTCAGGCGCCGGCCACGCAGGTCTACGTGTCGCGCGGGCTGGGCACGGTCACGGCCCCGATGCGGTTCCGCAGCCCGCCGGAGCTAACGCTCCTCACCCTCCGCTCCGCTTAG
- a CDS encoding PVC-type heme-binding CxxCH protein, translating into MTPPARLIAAAFACLLAAGVVATAVPPDQIDGPAGSGGKGSAEEALVTVQIEKGLKVGVWAAEPLMANPVAFAFDEQGRAYVAETTRFGNGVPDTRSHMKWLDEDLANRSIADLLAMYQKHKYQGFEKYSDQLRVVWDSTGKGRADKSGVFSGGYNRAQDGLAAGVLARRGSVYFACIPDLYRLKDTKGTNTADVKESLFTGFGPTAQFLGHDLHGLRMGPDGRLYFSIGDRGFNVTTKEGKQLSYPNTGAVLRCEPDGSNLEVVHSGLRNPQELAFDDLGNLFTYDNNSDSGDQARWVYVVQGGDSGWRGGYQYGTLYHPPGTPQGNRGPWNVEKMWLPISPTSEPPAFVVPALANFGSGPAGLTHYPGVGLNDKYRDHFFACDFTSSPSSRIWAVAVKPKGAGFEVAKHEPFVRGMVPTDCEFGPDGAFYWSDWTGGWNPPNKGRIYRVTDPEAMKNPAVGEAKTLLAAGFEKRDTAELLKLLGHPHQQVRTEAGIELGARGADNAVANGLTAVAATSKDRLSRVHAVWALGIVGRQHSHAIARLTGLVTDADAEIRAQVFRTLDSFPHLPHVLASVLSRGCTDADPRVRAFAAAAFRRLDRPIAVITPGSEAERVVPLLEVLKANADADAYLRHSAVVGLVGQTADSRELARMWAAVRDRYDVPAVRLGVVLALRRHRGAELAGFLADPDAKIAAEAARGVYDERIAGALPALAALSDGSRPDPIAYRALAANYVLGTPEAVGRVARFAARTTEPDHQRVFALKLLADWTSPPRRDPITGLTHDLPRRDSAPVAAALRPLLAGVFAGSDAVRAEATQVTAKLGITEVGPLLSAVVRDEKASPGDRADALAALVAVKAANLAEMTSYALASPLPRLRAAGLTAKAKADPAAVLRDVPGLVRDDKTSVAEKQAALAILGKAGETAEGDKLLSELLATATAGKGQTDILLDVLEAADARAKGKAKLHAALKQDASTYRTAAGKSADKLAPWAEALAGGDAARGRSVFLNNNAVYCQRCHQLDGQGGEVGPALNGIAAQPGKDRRYLLEAVVLPSAQIAKGFETAVVTLADGRVVSGVVKEDTPQQLKLVTPENRELVIPKEEIEGRRTGPSAMPEDLHPKLTRRELRDLVEFLGSLRDPAPKGGRP; encoded by the coding sequence ATGACCCCGCCGGCCCGCCTCATCGCCGCCGCGTTCGCCTGCCTGCTCGCCGCCGGTGTCGTCGCCACCGCCGTCCCGCCGGACCAGATCGACGGCCCCGCCGGGTCGGGCGGGAAGGGCTCGGCCGAGGAAGCCTTGGTGACGGTGCAGATCGAGAAGGGGCTGAAGGTCGGCGTGTGGGCGGCCGAGCCGCTGATGGCGAACCCGGTGGCGTTCGCGTTCGACGAGCAGGGCCGCGCCTACGTCGCCGAGACGACGCGGTTCGGCAACGGCGTCCCGGACACGCGCAGCCACATGAAGTGGCTCGACGAGGACCTCGCCAACCGCAGCATCGCCGACCTGTTGGCGATGTACCAGAAGCACAAGTACCAGGGCTTCGAGAAGTATTCCGACCAGCTGCGGGTCGTGTGGGACAGCACCGGGAAGGGCCGTGCTGACAAGAGCGGCGTCTTCTCCGGCGGCTACAACCGCGCGCAGGACGGGCTCGCCGCCGGCGTGCTGGCCCGCCGCGGAAGCGTGTATTTCGCGTGCATACCCGACCTGTACCGGCTCAAGGACACGAAGGGCACGAACACCGCCGACGTGAAGGAGAGCCTGTTCACCGGCTTCGGCCCGACGGCCCAATTCCTCGGCCACGACCTGCACGGTTTACGGATGGGGCCGGACGGCCGGCTGTACTTCAGCATCGGCGACCGGGGCTTCAATGTCACGACGAAGGAAGGAAAGCAGCTGAGCTACCCGAACACGGGGGCGGTCCTCCGCTGCGAGCCGGACGGGAGCAACCTCGAAGTCGTGCACTCGGGCCTCCGCAACCCGCAGGAGCTGGCGTTCGACGACCTCGGCAACCTGTTCACCTACGACAACAACTCCGACAGCGGCGACCAGGCCCGGTGGGTGTACGTGGTGCAGGGCGGGGATAGCGGCTGGCGCGGCGGCTACCAGTACGGCACGCTGTACCACCCGCCGGGCACGCCGCAGGGGAACCGCGGCCCGTGGAACGTCGAAAAGATGTGGCTGCCGATTAGCCCGACCAGTGAGCCGCCGGCGTTCGTCGTTCCCGCGCTGGCGAACTTCGGCAGCGGCCCCGCCGGCCTGACGCACTACCCCGGCGTCGGCCTGAACGACAAGTACCGCGACCACTTCTTCGCCTGCGACTTCACCTCGTCGCCGAGCAGCCGGATTTGGGCCGTGGCCGTGAAGCCGAAGGGGGCCGGGTTCGAGGTGGCGAAGCACGAGCCGTTCGTCCGCGGGATGGTGCCGACGGACTGCGAGTTCGGCCCGGACGGCGCGTTCTACTGGTCCGACTGGACGGGCGGCTGGAACCCGCCGAACAAGGGCCGCATCTACCGCGTCACCGACCCCGAGGCGATGAAGAACCCGGCCGTGGGGGAGGCCAAGACGCTGCTCGCCGCGGGCTTCGAGAAGCGCGACACGGCCGAGCTGCTCAAGCTGCTGGGCCACCCGCACCAGCAGGTGCGCACCGAAGCCGGCATCGAGCTCGGTGCCCGTGGTGCGGACAACGCCGTGGCGAACGGGCTCACCGCGGTCGCCGCCACGTCGAAAGACCGGTTGAGTCGCGTTCACGCCGTATGGGCGCTGGGGATCGTCGGGCGGCAACACTCGCACGCGATCGCGCGGCTCACCGGACTGGTGACCGACGCCGACGCCGAAATCCGCGCCCAGGTGTTCCGAACGCTGGACTCGTTCCCGCACCTCCCGCACGTCCTCGCCTCCGTTCTCTCGCGCGGTTGCACGGACGCCGACCCTCGCGTTCGGGCGTTCGCGGCCGCGGCGTTCCGCCGGCTCGACCGCCCGATCGCCGTGATCACCCCGGGGTCCGAGGCCGAACGCGTCGTGCCCCTGCTCGAAGTGCTCAAGGCGAACGCCGACGCGGACGCTTACCTCCGGCACTCGGCGGTGGTCGGGCTCGTCGGGCAGACCGCCGACTCGCGCGAGCTGGCGCGGATGTGGGCGGCCGTTCGTGACCGCTACGACGTGCCGGCCGTGCGGCTCGGGGTGGTGCTCGCCCTGCGCCGGCACCGCGGCGCGGAGCTGGCCGGCTTCCTGGCCGACCCCGACGCGAAGATCGCTGCCGAGGCCGCCCGTGGGGTCTACGACGAGCGGATCGCCGGAGCGCTGCCCGCGCTCGCGGCGCTGAGCGACGGCAGCCGGCCCGACCCGATCGCCTACCGGGCGCTGGCCGCGAACTACGTCCTCGGTACGCCAGAAGCGGTCGGCCGCGTCGCTAGATTCGCCGCCCGCACGACCGAGCCGGACCATCAGCGCGTCTTCGCCCTGAAGCTACTTGCCGACTGGACTAGCCCGCCGCGCCGCGACCCGATCACCGGGCTGACGCACGACCTGCCGCGGCGCGACTCGGCGCCCGTGGCCGCGGCACTGCGGCCGCTGCTGGCGGGCGTGTTCGCCGGCTCCGACGCGGTCCGCGCCGAGGCCACGCAGGTGACCGCGAAGCTCGGCATCACCGAGGTCGGCCCGCTCCTCAGCGCCGTCGTCCGCGACGAGAAGGCGTCGCCCGGCGACCGTGCCGACGCACTCGCCGCGCTGGTCGCGGTGAAGGCGGCGAACCTCGCCGAGATGACGAGCTACGCCCTCGCCTCGCCGCTGCCGCGGCTCCGCGCCGCCGGCCTCACTGCGAAGGCGAAGGCCGACCCCGCCGCGGTCCTCCGCGACGTGCCGGGCCTCGTCCGCGACGACAAGACGAGCGTGGCCGAGAAGCAGGCGGCGCTGGCGATCCTCGGCAAGGCTGGTGAAACGGCCGAGGGGGATAAGCTGCTGTCCGAACTCCTGGCGACGGCGACCGCGGGGAAGGGCCAGACCGACATCCTGCTCGACGTGCTGGAGGCGGCCGACGCGCGGGCGAAGGGGAAGGCGAAGCTGCACGCTGCTCTAAAGCAGGACGCCTCGACCTACCGGACGGCCGCGGGCAAGTCGGCCGACAAGCTCGCCCCGTGGGCCGAGGCGCTGGCCGGCGGCGACGCGGCCCGCGGGCGGAGCGTGTTCCTGAACAACAACGCCGTGTACTGCCAGCGCTGCCACCAGCTCGACGGCCAGGGCGGTGAGGTGGGGCCGGCGCTAAATGGCATTGCCGCCCAGCCCGGCAAGGACCGCCGCTACCTGCTCGAAGCCGTCGTGCTGCCGTCGGCCCAGATCGCCAAGGGGTTCGAGACGGCCGTCGTGACGCTGGCCGACGGCCGCGTCGTGAGCGGCGTCGTGAAGGAAGACACCCCGCAGCAGTTGAAGCTCGTGACGCCCGAGAACCGCGAACTAGTCATCCCGAAAGAGGAGATCGAGGGCCGCCGCACCGGCCCGTCGGCGATGCCGGAGGACCTGCACCCCAAGCTCACCCGCCGCGAGCTGCGCGACCTGGTCGAATTCCTCGGCAGTCTCCGCGACCCCGCCCCGAAGGGAGGCCGCCCGTGA
- a CDS encoding Uma2 family endonuclease gives MSVLITDPDLAADVVKARSESDGDRYTEVWDGVVVIPALPNNEHQNLVMRLGVPFATVVDWEAGDSVQPGANVSDRVAGWKQNYRCPDVVVTFAGGRAKDCGTHWCGGPDFVVEIRSPSEDPRDKLDFYAAVGTREVLVIDRDPWALELFRLDGLVLLSEGRADEATAAVLTSAVMPLTFRVRENSPRPAIVITHTGTGQTWTA, from the coding sequence GTGAGCGTGCTGATCACCGACCCCGACCTGGCCGCGGACGTGGTGAAGGCCCGTTCGGAATCCGACGGCGACCGGTACACCGAGGTCTGGGACGGAGTCGTCGTCATCCCCGCACTGCCGAATAACGAGCACCAGAACCTCGTGATGCGGCTTGGTGTCCCGTTCGCCACGGTCGTGGACTGGGAGGCTGGCGACAGCGTGCAGCCCGGCGCGAACGTCAGCGACCGGGTAGCCGGCTGGAAGCAGAACTACCGCTGCCCCGACGTGGTCGTGACCTTTGCCGGCGGGCGGGCGAAGGACTGCGGCACGCACTGGTGCGGCGGCCCCGACTTCGTCGTGGAGATTCGCAGCCCGAGCGAAGACCCGCGCGACAAGCTCGACTTCTATGCCGCCGTCGGCACCCGCGAAGTGTTGGTCATCGACCGCGACCCGTGGGCGCTGGAGTTGTTCCGGCTCGACGGGCTGGTGCTGCTGTCCGAGGGGCGGGCCGATGAGGCGACCGCGGCGGTGCTCACATCCGCGGTCATGCCGCTGACGTTCCGCGTGCGTGAAAATTCGCCGCGACCGGCGATCGTCATCACGCACACCGGCACGGGGCAGACGTGGACGGCGTGA
- a CDS encoding VPS10 domain-containing protein yields MVRPILCAAAFCGLLATSAVRSQPEGAPAPPTPYQRVLSGLKARCIGPANTGGRVTDVAVVESSPDTFYVASAGGGVWKTTDGGETFNPVFDAQPTQCIGAVAVCQAKPEVVYVGTGEGNPRNSVSWGKGVYRSADGGKTWKACGLENTHHIGRVVAHPTDPDTAYVAAVGHFWGPNPERGLFKTTDGGKTWAHSLKIDDDTGVVDVALDPADPNTLYAAAWGVRRDGFSGPNPAKQTNAKGGLFKSQDAGKTWDKMAGGLPERGYGRCGVAVSKKDPNIVYAVVQTDKTKAVTNIGQVAEPGGPADNGGVFRSADRGKTWEVVNQLVPRPFYYGQVRVDPEDPERVYVLGVSFHYSTDGGKHMKTAPTAGVHSDMHALWVNPKDPKHMILGTDGGLYVSKDQGKNWAMRRGMVISQFYGVAVDSRTPYRVYGGLQDNGTWGAPVSTPFADGVTVADWKRIGGTADGFQVAVDRDDPDVIYHEILFGGLNRTNLKAQKGDQTKKIRPGPPTNQPTPGQPQQPAAPNRFNWNAPFILSPHDTKVLYFGSQYVWRSSNRGDTWTKQSPDLSRVKGAAANGRTILTLAESPVKGLVLWAGTDDGNIWVSNQTRNKWAEVGQNLEDVPNDRAISKIECDHKEPGTAYVAIDRHRNDDTKPYIFKTTDFGETWEPMVKGLPAGAVVGVVRQSSKNPKVLFAGTEMGLYVTPDGGKNWHHLKNTGLPPGVRVDDLVIHPRERELVIGTHGRGVWVMDIAPLEQLSEEVLAAPAHLFDVKPSVAVKQVPRPAPAKGAELLGKAFAAANPPAGVPVAFYLGKGAAKAEVTLTDKAGKTIASKAFDGLAPGLYGAALPAPPGEYTVTLKAAGATKTRTAVVTKEGEMPADDQ; encoded by the coding sequence ATGGTCCGACCGATCCTCTGTGCCGCGGCCTTCTGCGGCCTCCTGGCCACGTCTGCCGTCCGCTCGCAGCCCGAGGGCGCACCCGCGCCGCCGACGCCCTACCAGAGGGTGTTGAGCGGATTGAAGGCGCGGTGCATCGGCCCCGCGAACACGGGCGGCCGCGTCACCGACGTGGCGGTCGTGGAGAGCAGCCCGGACACGTTCTACGTCGCCAGCGCCGGCGGCGGCGTGTGGAAGACCACCGACGGCGGCGAGACGTTCAACCCCGTCTTCGACGCGCAGCCGACGCAGTGCATCGGGGCGGTGGCGGTGTGTCAGGCGAAGCCGGAGGTGGTGTACGTCGGCACCGGCGAGGGGAACCCGCGGAACAGCGTGTCGTGGGGCAAGGGCGTGTACCGCAGCGCCGACGGCGGCAAGACGTGGAAGGCGTGCGGCCTGGAGAACACTCACCACATCGGCCGCGTCGTGGCCCACCCCACCGACCCGGACACGGCCTACGTCGCGGCCGTCGGTCACTTCTGGGGGCCGAACCCCGAGCGCGGCCTGTTCAAGACGACCGACGGCGGCAAGACGTGGGCGCACAGCCTGAAGATCGACGACGACACCGGCGTGGTGGACGTGGCGCTCGACCCGGCCGACCCGAACACCCTGTACGCCGCGGCGTGGGGCGTCCGCCGCGACGGCTTCAGCGGCCCAAACCCGGCCAAGCAGACGAACGCGAAGGGCGGCCTGTTCAAGTCGCAGGACGCCGGCAAGACGTGGGACAAGATGGCCGGCGGCCTCCCCGAGCGGGGCTACGGCCGCTGCGGCGTCGCGGTGTCGAAGAAAGACCCGAACATCGTTTACGCAGTCGTCCAGACCGACAAGACGAAGGCGGTCACCAACATCGGCCAGGTCGCCGAGCCGGGCGGCCCGGCGGACAACGGGGGCGTCTTCCGCTCGGCCGACCGCGGCAAGACGTGGGAGGTCGTGAACCAGCTGGTGCCGCGGCCGTTCTACTACGGCCAGGTGCGGGTCGACCCCGAAGACCCCGAGCGGGTGTACGTGCTCGGCGTGTCGTTCCACTACTCGACCGACGGCGGCAAGCACATGAAGACGGCGCCGACGGCCGGCGTCCACAGCGACATGCACGCCCTGTGGGTGAACCCGAAAGACCCCAAGCACATGATCCTGGGCACCGACGGCGGCTTGTACGTCAGCAAGGACCAGGGGAAGAACTGGGCGATGAGGCGCGGCATGGTCATCAGCCAGTTCTACGGCGTGGCAGTGGACAGCCGCACGCCGTACCGCGTGTACGGGGGCTTGCAGGACAACGGCACCTGGGGCGCCCCCGTGTCCACACCCTTCGCGGACGGCGTGACCGTGGCCGACTGGAAGCGGATCGGCGGCACCGCCGACGGCTTCCAGGTGGCCGTGGACCGCGACGACCCGGACGTGATCTACCACGAAATCCTGTTCGGCGGCCTGAACCGCACGAACTTGAAAGCTCAGAAGGGGGACCAGACCAAGAAGATCCGCCCCGGCCCGCCGACGAACCAGCCGACGCCCGGTCAGCCGCAGCAGCCCGCGGCCCCGAACCGGTTCAACTGGAACGCCCCGTTCATCCTGTCGCCGCACGACACCAAGGTGCTGTACTTCGGCAGCCAGTACGTGTGGCGCTCGTCGAACCGCGGCGACACGTGGACGAAGCAGAGTCCCGACCTGAGCCGGGTGAAGGGCGCGGCCGCGAACGGCCGCACGATCCTGACGCTCGCCGAGTCGCCGGTGAAGGGGCTGGTGCTGTGGGCCGGCACCGACGACGGCAACATCTGGGTCAGCAACCAGACGCGGAACAAGTGGGCGGAAGTCGGCCAGAACCTGGAGGACGTGCCGAACGACCGGGCCATCTCGAAGATCGAGTGCGACCACAAGGAGCCCGGCACCGCCTACGTGGCCATCGACCGGCACCGCAACGACGACACGAAGCCCTACATCTTCAAGACGACGGACTTCGGCGAGACGTGGGAGCCGATGGTGAAGGGGCTGCCGGCCGGGGCCGTGGTCGGCGTCGTGCGGCAGTCGTCGAAGAACCCGAAGGTGCTGTTCGCGGGCACCGAGATGGGCCTGTACGTGACGCCGGACGGCGGCAAGAACTGGCACCACCTCAAGAACACGGGCCTGCCGCCGGGCGTGCGCGTGGACGACCTGGTGATCCACCCGCGCGAGCGCGAGCTGGTGATCGGCACGCACGGCCGCGGCGTGTGGGTCATGGACATCGCCCCGCTGGAGCAGCTTTCGGAAGAGGTGTTGGCCGCCCCTGCGCACCTGTTCGACGTGAAGCCGTCGGTGGCGGTGAAGCAGGTGCCGCGGCCCGCCCCGGCGAAGGGTGCGGAGCTGCTCGGCAAGGCGTTCGCCGCCGCGAACCCGCCGGCGGGTGTGCCCGTGGCGTTCTACCTGGGCAAGGGCGCCGCAAAGGCCGAGGTGACGCTGACGGACAAGGCGGGCAAGACGATCGCGTCGAAGGCGTTCGACGGGCTCGCGCCGGGCCTGTACGGCGCGGCGCTGCCCGCGCCCCCGGGCGAGTACACGGTGACGCTCAAGGCCGCGGGGGCGACGAAGACCCGCACCGCGGTCGTGACCAAGGAAGGCGAGATGCCAGCGGACGACCAGTAG
- a CDS encoding AAA family ATPase — protein sequence MSTTAYAPELLDHVDPVPDAHAGWLWDGLLARGDVALLTSVWKTGKTTLLAGLLRALDAGEPFLGRATAPGHAVVVSEEARHHWAARRAAIPCGQRTRLVSRPFPGRPTAAEWAALVRAAEDDRAKTPIDLFVVDPLATFLPGRSDCDPGALLDFLHPLRRLAEGGTAVLVLHHPRKEKSEDGSAARGSGVLLGYVDATLELGRFGRLASDANRRRLTVRSRHPSAPESVVYEWVVGTPEFRVVADGADARFRENWEEVRRLLAGRPTAASVRDLLATWPEDRPAPSSQQLYGWLHRAVREGLAEQCGRGTKGDPFRFELPRKRSRLADLPPLPPL from the coding sequence ATGAGCACCACCGCCTACGCCCCGGAGTTGCTGGACCACGTTGACCCCGTTCCCGACGCCCACGCCGGGTGGCTCTGGGACGGGCTCCTCGCCCGCGGGGATGTCGCCCTCCTCACCAGCGTGTGGAAGACCGGCAAGACCACGCTCCTCGCCGGCCTCCTCCGCGCCCTCGACGCCGGCGAGCCGTTCCTCGGCCGGGCCACCGCACCGGGCCACGCCGTCGTCGTCTCGGAGGAGGCGCGGCACCACTGGGCCGCGCGCCGGGCCGCGATCCCGTGCGGCCAGCGCACGCGGCTCGTGTCGCGCCCGTTCCCCGGCCGGCCGACCGCGGCCGAGTGGGCCGCCCTGGTCCGCGCCGCGGAGGACGACCGCGCGAAGACCCCGATCGACCTGTTCGTCGTGGACCCGCTCGCCACCTTCCTCCCCGGCCGGAGCGACTGCGACCCGGGCGCGCTCCTCGACTTCCTCCACCCGCTCCGCCGGCTGGCCGAGGGCGGCACGGCGGTGCTGGTGCTCCACCACCCCCGCAAGGAGAAGTCGGAGGACGGCAGCGCCGCGCGCGGCAGCGGCGTGCTGCTGGGGTACGTGGACGCGACGCTGGAGCTGGGCCGCTTCGGCCGGCTCGCGTCCGACGCCAACCGCCGCCGGCTGACGGTGCGGTCGCGGCACCCGTCGGCCCCGGAGTCGGTGGTGTACGAGTGGGTGGTGGGGACGCCGGAGTTCCGGGTGGTGGCCGACGGGGCCGACGCCCGGTTCCGCGAGAACTGGGAGGAGGTGCGGCGGCTCCTGGCCGGGCGGCCGACGGCGGCGAGCGTCCGCGACCTGCTGGCGACGTGGCCGGAGGACCGGCCGGCGCCGTCGAGTCAGCAGTTGTACGGCTGGCTCCACCGGGCGGTGCGGGAGGGCCTGGCCGAGCAGTGCGGCCGCGGCACGAAAGGCGACCCGTTCCGCTTCGAGCTACCGCGGAAGCGCAGCCGCCTCGCCGACCTGCCGCCCCTCCCGCCGCTGTGA
- a CDS encoding RNA ligase (ATP), translated as MRTLASIQTVNAVEPIPGAEAIERVRVLGWWVVGKTGEYRPGDRVVYCEIDSLLPERPEFEFLRAGSFKPALTDPVTGEVTPAGFRIKTVRLRGQVSQGICFPLAILPADAPTAEGADVTAALGVRKWEPPAPAGFAGRVKGPFPGFLSKTDETRVQLLEAVLERHRGRTFVVTEKLDGTSFTAFLRDGEFGACSRNLWLDETDESNGLVRVARALNLEEKLREARDRLGADVAVQAEVIGPGVQGNKYGLNDIGLRVFSVLDLGAGRWVDHAAAADVLAAVGLPPVPQLGTLVLDHTVDQLVAFAEGTSALNPRVQREGVVLRPPAEEYDPDLGGRLSFKVINPKFLLKFDE; from the coding sequence GTGCGCACCCTCGCCAGCATCCAGACTGTCAACGCCGTCGAACCCATCCCGGGGGCAGAGGCCATCGAGCGCGTCCGCGTCCTGGGCTGGTGGGTCGTCGGCAAGACGGGCGAGTACCGGCCCGGCGACCGCGTCGTCTACTGCGAGATCGACTCGCTCCTGCCCGAGCGGCCGGAGTTCGAGTTCCTCCGCGCCGGCAGCTTCAAGCCGGCCCTCACCGACCCGGTCACCGGCGAGGTCACGCCGGCCGGGTTCCGCATCAAAACCGTCCGCCTCCGCGGCCAGGTGTCGCAGGGCATCTGCTTCCCGTTGGCGATCTTGCCGGCCGACGCCCCGACCGCCGAGGGGGCCGACGTGACGGCCGCGCTCGGGGTGCGGAAGTGGGAGCCGCCGGCGCCGGCCGGGTTCGCGGGCCGGGTCAAGGGGCCGTTCCCCGGCTTCCTGTCGAAGACGGACGAGACGCGCGTGCAGTTGCTGGAAGCCGTGCTGGAGCGGCACCGCGGGCGGACGTTTGTCGTCACCGAGAAGCTCGACGGGACCTCGTTCACCGCCTTCCTCCGCGACGGCGAGTTCGGCGCGTGTAGCCGCAACCTGTGGCTCGACGAGACGGACGAGTCGAACGGCCTGGTGCGCGTGGCGCGGGCGCTGAACCTGGAGGAGAAACTGCGCGAGGCCCGCGACCGTCTCGGGGCGGACGTGGCCGTGCAGGCCGAGGTGATCGGTCCCGGCGTGCAGGGGAACAAGTACGGGCTGAACGACATCGGCCTGCGCGTCTTCAGCGTCCTCGACCTGGGCGCCGGCCGGTGGGTGGATCACGCCGCGGCGGCGGACGTGCTCGCCGCGGTCGGCCTCCCGCCGGTGCCGCAGCTCGGCACGCTCGTGCTCGACCACACGGTCGACCAGCTCGTCGCGTTCGCGGAAGGGACGAGCGCGCTGAACCCGAGGGTACAGCGCGAGGGGGTGGTGTTGCGGCCGCCGGCCGAGGAGTACGACCCGGACCTGGGCGGGCGGCTGAGCTTCAAGGTGATCAACCCGAAGTTCTTGCTGAAGTTTGACGAGTGA